In a single window of the Thermococcus sp. genome:
- a CDS encoding replication factor C large subunit — MPRDVPWVEKYRPRRLGELINQTKALGQVRAWIEAWLQGSPPKKKALILAGPPGTGKTATVYAIAREYGFEIIELNASDERTYEKVERYVQAAYTLDILGKRRKLIFLDEADNMEPSGAKEIAKLIDRARNPIIMSANHYWEVPREVRNKAQIVEYKRLTQRDIIKGLVRILHAEGLTVPKEVLYEIAKRANGDLRAAINDLQTVVSGGIDDAVEVLAYRDTEKSVFQALAQLFATDNAKRAKLVVLGVDMFPHELLQWIDENLPYVYYRPEDIARAYEALSRADIYLGRAQRTGNYGLWKYATDMMTAGVAVAGVKRKGFVRIYPPRTIKLLTESKTERSLRDSVLRKIMKEMHMAKLEALETLNVLRAIFEYNPDMAAHFVVYLDLDLKEVEFIVGDKEKAGTIWGKSMNIEKKLKERGELEEHVRVAAEKEPEEEGEAEKEAEEEAEEEISEEELEKAEEEMEAVAESGEKIDKPKKKGKQATLFDFLKK, encoded by the coding sequence ATGCCGCGGGACGTTCCTTGGGTTGAGAAGTACCGGCCGAGACGTCTGGGGGAGCTGATAAACCAGACCAAGGCCCTGGGGCAGGTGAGGGCATGGATAGAGGCGTGGCTCCAGGGCAGCCCGCCGAAGAAGAAGGCGCTGATTCTGGCCGGCCCCCCCGGAACGGGTAAGACGGCGACGGTCTACGCTATAGCCAGGGAGTACGGCTTCGAAATAATCGAGCTCAATGCCAGCGACGAGAGGACCTACGAGAAGGTGGAGCGCTACGTCCAGGCCGCCTACACCCTGGACATCCTCGGAAAGAGGAGGAAGCTCATATTCCTGGACGAGGCGGACAACATGGAGCCGAGCGGGGCCAAGGAGATAGCGAAGCTGATAGACCGGGCCAGGAACCCCATAATAATGAGCGCCAACCACTACTGGGAGGTTCCGAGGGAGGTGAGGAACAAGGCCCAGATAGTCGAGTACAAGCGCCTGACCCAGAGGGACATCATAAAGGGACTCGTAAGAATTCTCCACGCGGAGGGCTTAACCGTTCCGAAGGAGGTTCTCTATGAGATAGCCAAGCGCGCCAACGGTGACCTTAGGGCGGCGATAAACGACCTCCAGACGGTTGTATCCGGCGGGATAGATGACGCCGTCGAGGTTCTCGCCTACCGCGACACGGAAAAGAGCGTCTTCCAGGCTTTGGCCCAGCTCTTTGCAACAGACAACGCCAAGAGGGCCAAGCTGGTCGTTCTCGGCGTTGACATGTTCCCCCACGAACTCCTCCAGTGGATAGACGAGAACCTCCCCTACGTCTACTACAGACCCGAGGACATAGCGAGGGCATATGAGGCGCTCAGCAGGGCGGACATATACCTCGGCCGGGCGCAGAGGACGGGTAACTACGGCCTCTGGAAGTACGCCACAGACATGATGACCGCGGGTGTCGCTGTTGCGGGGGTTAAGAGAAAGGGCTTCGTGAGGATTTACCCGCCCAGGACCATAAAGCTCCTCACGGAGAGCAAGACCGAACGCTCGCTCAGGGACTCGGTGCTCAGGAAGATCATGAAAGAGATGCATATGGCGAAGCTCGAAGCCCTGGAGACCCTCAACGTTCTCAGGGCCATATTCGAGTACAACCCGGACATGGCGGCGCACTTCGTAGTGTACCTCGACCTTGACCTCAAGGAGGTTGAGTTCATAGTGGGGGACAAGGAGAAGGCCGGGACGATATGGGGCAAGAGCATGAACATTGAGAAGAAGCTCAAGGAGCGCGGGGAGCTTGAGGAACACGTGAGGGTTGCGGCTGAGAAAGAGCCTGAAGAAGAGGGTGAAGCTGAGAAAGAAGCCGAGGAAGAGGCGGAAGAGGAGATAAGCGAGGAGGAGCTTGAGAAGGCCGAGGAGGAAATGGAAGCCGTCGCGGAAAGTGGGGAGAAGATAGACAAACCCAAGAAGAAGGGCAAGCAGGCGACGCTGTTCGATTTCCTGAAGAAGTGA
- a CDS encoding replication factor C small subunit, translated as MPEEVKEVKILEKPWVEKYRPQKLDDMVGQDHIVKRLKHYVKTGSMPHLLFAGPPGVGKCLTGDAKVIVNGELTTIGGLVERLSNGRFGPTPVKGLRVLGVDEDGKLTELPVEYVYKDKTDELVRIRTRLGRELKVTPYHPLLVNRRDGRIEWVKAEELKPGDRLAVPRFLPAILEEDPLAEWLGYFIGDGHADSTTNAITFTNTDERLRKRFMQLTERLFPDARIKERIHKNRTPDVYVNSKTAKELVKSLGLAGRKADRVYIPGQGWKGLRSFLRAYFDCDAGVESNGIVLSTASREMAEQVSYALAGLGVVAKVRSRVTKGRTYYYVVISGSENTSRFLSEVGFSVEEKRRKAEALVKRPNPNLGSLYADRELISYVRDRLKLNFYDDKARWSPEKAKRIAWELMKEIYYRLDELERLEKALSRSIVIDWNEVERRRKEIAEKTGIRADRILEYIQGKRKPSLRNYLRIARVLGVELEGTIEAMRLFARKYSSYAEIGRLIGTWNSSVRIILESNTEKIEALEEIRKAELKLLKEMLNDEKLKRGIAYLIFLARNELLWDEIAEVEKLKGDFVIYDLHVPGYHNFIGGNLPTVLHNTTAALALARELFGEGWRHNFLELNASDERGINVIREKVKEFARTKPIGGASFKIIFLDEADALTQDAQQALRRTMEMFSNNVRFILSCNYSSKIIEPIQSRCAIFRFRPLRDEDIAKRIELIAENEGLELTEEGLQALLYVAEGDLRRAINVLQAAAALDTKITDENVFLVASRARPEDVRQMMQLALEGNFLKAREKLREILLKQGLSGEDVLIQMHKEVFNLTIPEDRKVALADKIGEYNFRLVEGANEMIQLEALLAQFTLMGK; from the coding sequence ATGCCGGAGGAAGTTAAGGAGGTTAAAATCCTCGAAAAGCCGTGGGTTGAGAAGTACAGGCCCCAAAAGCTCGACGATATGGTGGGTCAGGATCACATAGTTAAGAGGCTCAAGCATTACGTTAAAACAGGTTCTATGCCGCACCTTCTCTTTGCCGGTCCCCCCGGCGTTGGGAAGTGCCTCACGGGGGATGCAAAGGTTATCGTCAACGGTGAGCTGACTACAATAGGCGGGCTCGTTGAGAGGCTGAGCAACGGCAGGTTCGGCCCGACCCCTGTTAAAGGCCTCAGGGTTCTCGGCGTTGATGAAGACGGCAAACTCACGGAACTGCCCGTTGAGTACGTTTACAAGGACAAGACGGATGAGCTCGTCAGAATAAGGACGAGGCTCGGTAGGGAGCTCAAGGTTACTCCATACCATCCGCTCCTCGTGAACAGGAGGGACGGAAGGATAGAATGGGTCAAGGCCGAAGAGCTTAAGCCGGGTGATAGACTGGCCGTTCCGCGCTTCCTCCCGGCGATCCTTGAGGAAGATCCCCTCGCCGAGTGGCTTGGCTACTTCATCGGGGACGGCCACGCGGATTCAACAACAAACGCAATAACCTTCACGAACACCGACGAAAGGCTGAGGAAGCGCTTCATGCAGCTCACCGAGAGGCTCTTCCCGGATGCGAGGATTAAGGAGAGAATTCACAAAAACCGCACCCCTGACGTCTACGTGAACTCAAAGACGGCAAAGGAACTTGTTAAGAGCCTCGGCCTTGCAGGCAGAAAAGCGGACAGGGTTTACATACCCGGACAGGGCTGGAAGGGCCTGCGCTCCTTCCTGAGGGCCTACTTTGACTGCGATGCAGGGGTGGAAAGCAACGGGATAGTCCTCTCGACCGCGAGCAGGGAGATGGCCGAGCAGGTCTCCTACGCACTTGCGGGGCTTGGTGTGGTTGCCAAAGTTAGGAGCAGGGTCACGAAGGGGCGCACGTACTACTATGTTGTCATCTCGGGCTCCGAGAACACCTCACGCTTCCTCTCGGAGGTCGGCTTCTCGGTCGAGGAGAAGAGGAGAAAGGCCGAGGCCTTGGTAAAGAGACCGAACCCCAATCTCGGCTCGCTTTATGCCGACAGGGAACTGATTTCCTACGTCAGGGACAGGCTTAAGCTTAACTTCTACGACGACAAGGCCCGGTGGAGTCCAGAGAAGGCCAAGAGGATAGCTTGGGAGCTCATGAAGGAAATCTATTATCGCCTCGACGAGCTGGAGAGGCTTGAAAAGGCCCTGTCGAGAAGCATTGTTATAGACTGGAACGAGGTCGAGAGGAGAAGGAAGGAAATAGCGGAGAAGACGGGAATAAGGGCCGACCGGATTCTGGAGTACATCCAGGGTAAGAGGAAGCCGAGCTTAAGGAACTACCTCAGGATTGCAAGGGTTCTTGGAGTCGAACTTGAAGGGACAATAGAGGCCATGAGGCTGTTTGCGAGGAAGTACTCCAGCTACGCTGAGATTGGAAGGCTTATCGGCACGTGGAACTCAAGCGTTAGAATAATCCTTGAGAGCAACACAGAGAAGATAGAGGCCCTTGAGGAGATCAGAAAAGCCGAGCTGAAGCTTTTGAAGGAGATGCTCAACGACGAAAAGCTCAAAAGGGGCATTGCTTACCTCATCTTCCTTGCCAGGAACGAGCTTCTCTGGGACGAGATAGCAGAGGTCGAGAAGCTAAAGGGCGACTTCGTAATCTATGACCTACACGTGCCGGGTTACCACAACTTCATCGGCGGTAATCTTCCGACGGTTCTCCACAACACAACGGCTGCTCTGGCCCTCGCGAGGGAGCTCTTCGGCGAGGGCTGGAGGCACAACTTCCTTGAGCTGAACGCGAGCGACGAGCGCGGAATAAACGTCATCCGCGAGAAGGTCAAGGAGTTCGCGAGAACCAAGCCAATTGGCGGGGCGAGCTTCAAGATAATATTCCTCGATGAGGCGGACGCTTTGACCCAGGACGCCCAGCAGGCCCTGAGGAGAACGATGGAGATGTTCTCGAACAACGTCCGCTTCATCCTGAGCTGCAACTACTCGTCGAAGATAATCGAGCCGATACAGTCAAGGTGCGCCATCTTCCGCTTCAGGCCTCTAAGGGACGAAGACATAGCGAAGCGCATAGAGCTTATAGCCGAGAACGAGGGGCTTGAACTAACGGAGGAAGGACTTCAGGCGCTCCTCTACGTGGCTGAGGGTGACCTCAGGAGGGCCATAAATGTCCTGCAGGCCGCTGCCGCCCTTGACACCAAAATAACCGATGAGAACGTCTTCCTCGTTGCCAGCAGGGCAAGGCCCGAGGACGTCAGACAGATGATGCAGCTGGCTCTGGAGGGCAACTTTCTCAAGGCCAGGGAGAAGCTCAGGGAGATACTCCTCAAGCAGGGCCTGAGCGGCGAGGACGTTCTCATCCAGATGCACAAGGAGGTCTTCAACCTGACGATACCCGAGGACAGGAAGGTGGCTCTGGCCGATAAGATAGGCGAGTACAACTTCAGGCTCGTGGAAGGGGCTAACGAGATGATACAGCTTGAAGCTTTACTCGCCCAGTTCACCCTGATGGGTAAGTGA
- a CDS encoding glycine C-acetyltransferase: MAKLDWIREELKELKEKGLYVTIRKLESAQGPWVVVDGKRVLNMCSNNYLGLAAHPKIKEAAIRAILDYGVGAGAVRTIAGTMELHVELEEKLAKFKKREAAILFQSGYNANLGALSALLTKKDNGVFISEELNHASIIDGMRLSGAPKVIYKHLDMDDLKKKLEENKDKEKKIIVSDGVFSMDGDLAPLPEMAELAEQYDAMLYIDDAHGEGVLGDSGRGIVDHFNLHDRVDFEMGTLSKAFGVIGGYVAGPEEAIEYLRQRGRPFLFSSAPNPPDVAAAIAAVEILQHSDELVKKLWENTHFLQNGLRDLGYDLGNTKHPITPVMLYDEKRAQEFSRRLYDEYNIFAQAIVYPTVPLGTARIRLEPSAAHSKEDLQYVLDAFEDLGKKTGFLK, translated from the coding sequence ATGGCGAAGCTCGACTGGATTAGGGAAGAGCTCAAGGAGCTCAAGGAGAAAGGCCTTTATGTGACCATCAGAAAGCTTGAGAGCGCCCAGGGACCCTGGGTCGTCGTTGATGGAAAGCGCGTTCTGAATATGTGTTCGAACAACTACCTCGGCCTGGCCGCCCACCCCAAGATAAAGGAGGCCGCCATAAGGGCAATCCTCGACTACGGCGTCGGTGCCGGAGCGGTTAGAACCATCGCCGGCACCATGGAGCTCCACGTGGAGCTCGAAGAAAAGCTCGCCAAGTTCAAGAAGAGAGAGGCCGCTATACTCTTCCAGAGCGGGTACAACGCCAACCTCGGAGCGCTGAGCGCCCTCCTCACCAAGAAGGACAACGGCGTGTTCATCAGCGAGGAGCTGAACCACGCAAGCATCATAGACGGAATGCGCCTCAGCGGCGCCCCGAAGGTCATCTACAAGCACCTCGACATGGACGACCTCAAGAAGAAGCTTGAGGAGAACAAGGACAAGGAGAAGAAGATAATCGTCAGCGATGGGGTCTTCTCGATGGACGGCGACCTTGCCCCGCTGCCGGAGATGGCCGAGCTGGCCGAGCAGTACGATGCGATGCTCTACATAGACGACGCCCACGGTGAGGGTGTCCTCGGAGACAGCGGGAGAGGTATCGTCGACCACTTCAACCTCCACGACAGGGTTGACTTCGAGATGGGAACGCTCAGCAAGGCCTTCGGTGTCATCGGTGGCTACGTCGCCGGACCGGAGGAGGCCATCGAGTACCTCAGACAGAGGGGAAGACCGTTCCTCTTCTCCAGTGCGCCAAACCCGCCCGACGTCGCCGCGGCCATTGCAGCGGTTGAGATACTCCAGCACAGCGACGAGCTCGTCAAGAAGCTCTGGGAGAACACCCACTTCCTCCAGAACGGATTGAGAGACCTCGGCTACGACCTCGGCAACACCAAGCACCCGATTACCCCGGTCATGCTCTACGACGAGAAGCGCGCCCAGGAGTTCTCAAGGCGCCTGTACGATGAGTACAACATCTTCGCGCAGGCGATAGTCTACCCGACCGTCCCGCTCGGAACCGCGAGGATAAGGCTAGAACCTTCCGCGGCGCACAGCAAGGAGGACCTCCAGTACGTTCTGGATGCCTTCGAGGACCTCGGAAAGAAGACCGGCTTCCTTAAGTGA
- a CDS encoding DUF835 domain-containing protein, which translates to MLFIAAIIVEVMLIAILAVSIKRRASFTSHYPELKKFYDYSLAALAGFTVSKLVFFPLDLRDSGFLDILPGQIALLNLTGNTLLMLSAIAFILGWVRLIGTLVARYELVPVIEFTGEGKRLSLKPGVYLCTLANCYSTVLRLLAGRAGLIISRQPPQVIRSRLKVEKTPVIWLTTAPGERTVRPTRLEYLLHIIVEFIKKTEAPKLVFLEGVEYLILENGFTPVFKFLTTLKDYAIIHNTIVVVPVDVESLEEKQANLLKREFETIDPKVLPQLGE; encoded by the coding sequence ATGCTCTTCATAGCGGCCATAATAGTGGAGGTAATGCTAATAGCAATACTCGCGGTTAGCATCAAGCGCAGGGCCAGCTTTACATCTCACTACCCGGAGCTTAAGAAGTTCTACGATTACAGCCTGGCGGCGCTTGCGGGGTTCACGGTTTCAAAGCTGGTATTCTTCCCCCTCGACCTGAGGGACAGCGGGTTCTTGGATATTCTCCCAGGGCAAATTGCCCTCCTCAACCTCACAGGGAATACTCTCCTAATGTTATCCGCCATAGCCTTCATCCTTGGATGGGTACGTCTCATAGGGACACTGGTGGCGAGGTATGAGCTTGTCCCGGTAATCGAATTCACCGGAGAGGGAAAGCGCCTCTCACTGAAACCGGGAGTCTATCTCTGCACTCTGGCGAACTGCTACTCCACCGTGCTGAGGCTTCTCGCGGGAAGAGCGGGCCTTATAATATCGAGGCAACCGCCCCAGGTGATCAGATCGCGCCTGAAGGTCGAGAAGACTCCCGTGATATGGCTCACCACAGCACCGGGCGAGAGGACGGTAAGGCCCACCCGGCTGGAGTACCTCCTCCACATCATCGTTGAGTTCATAAAGAAGACCGAAGCCCCCAAACTGGTTTTCCTTGAGGGTGTGGAGTACCTTATACTTGAGAACGGCTTCACACCCGTCTTCAAGTTCCTGACCACCCTCAAGGACTACGCGATAATCCACAACACCATCGTGGTGGTGCCCGTTGACGTAGAGAGCCTTGAGGAGAAACAGGCAAACCTCCTGAAGAGGGAGTTCGAGACAATTGATCCCAAAGTACTTCCCCAGCTCGGTGAGTAG
- the endA gene encoding tRNA-intron lyase produces MKEPVIFQLSGDRVFSEREKAINQFYNKRYFGEVVNGKLFLSLIEAAYLVEKGRIRVFDGEKELSFKELVELGRKRDDQFDIKLLVYTDLRDRGYTVKSALKFGSHFRVYRRGMDEHSQWLVWVVPENLRFSPNDITARVRVAHGVRKNMVMAVVDEDNDVVYYKIEWVKF; encoded by the coding sequence TTGAAGGAGCCGGTAATCTTTCAGCTCAGCGGCGACAGGGTCTTCAGCGAGAGGGAGAAGGCCATAAACCAGTTCTACAACAAGAGGTATTTCGGTGAGGTCGTGAATGGAAAGCTTTTCCTCTCCCTCATTGAGGCGGCCTACTTGGTGGAAAAGGGCAGGATTAGGGTCTTTGACGGTGAAAAGGAGCTTTCTTTTAAAGAACTGGTCGAGCTCGGAAGGAAGAGGGACGACCAGTTCGACATAAAACTCCTCGTTTACACGGACCTGAGGGACAGGGGCTACACCGTCAAATCGGCCCTCAAGTTCGGTTCCCACTTCCGCGTTTACAGGCGTGGAATGGACGAGCACTCCCAGTGGCTGGTATGGGTCGTTCCAGAGAACCTCCGCTTTTCCCCGAACGACATTACCGCCCGCGTGAGGGTTGCCCACGGGGTCAGGAAGAACATGGTGATGGCGGTCGTTGATGAGGACAACGACGTGGTGTACTACAAAATAGAGTGGGTGAAGTTCTGA
- the rimI gene encoding ribosomal protein S18-alanine N-acetyltransferase produces MSVSVREAGGRIPLAMVVIRPAKLFDIPDVVRIERLSFREEYPRGVFLVFLENNPDTFLVAEYRGKVIGYVMAYLRPDLEGHIMSIAVDPQYRGSGIGSALLSEVIERLIKKGARYIGLEVRVSNEKAIKLYERFGFRRIKRIIGYYADGEDAYYMLLPADEWGGRN; encoded by the coding sequence ATGAGCGTGTCCGTTAGGGAGGCCGGCGGGAGGATCCCCCTGGCCATGGTCGTTATAAGGCCGGCGAAGCTGTTCGACATACCGGACGTCGTCAGGATAGAACGGCTCTCGTTCCGCGAGGAATATCCGAGGGGGGTTTTCCTAGTTTTTCTTGAGAATAACCCGGACACGTTTCTGGTTGCGGAGTACCGGGGAAAGGTCATCGGCTACGTGATGGCATACCTCCGTCCCGACCTGGAGGGCCACATAATGAGCATCGCCGTTGACCCCCAGTACCGGGGCAGCGGCATCGGTTCGGCCCTGCTCAGCGAGGTCATCGAAAGGCTCATAAAGAAGGGCGCCCGCTACATCGGTCTGGAGGTTCGCGTTAGCAACGAAAAGGCCATAAAGCTCTACGAGCGCTTTGGTTTCAGGCGCATTAAGCGCATAATCGGCTACTACGCCGACGGAGAGGACGCGTACTACATGCTCCTCCCAGCAGACGAGTGGGGTGGAAGGAATTGA
- the herA gene encoding DNA double-strand break repair helicase HerA, with amino-acid sequence MRIAEDLNNPVGIVTGEATVNSFQFYAHPDSDLKFGDFVVARLCKEAKDRDCRWGNEVEWVIGTIRGIKNINWLLSEGKSTFASLDLDLREYGESIGENEALIVTVHVLGRIELRGDRAEIVPNRVPVPNGNKVYIASSDLLRAIYYGGDGFIEVGTLLLREDVPIYLNADELVSRHFAVLAVTGAGKSNTVSVMLWKIVEELRGTVVVLDPHGDYMRLSLPNTGTKYVNLIEARIQPETMDGEELADLMEIQSNATIQRSYLLRAWDTVLHENANLGGREIVKAVLDLLQRWASEGYGSYWDPHAGKYRDLGEIKAAEKETITRLTMKISRFLRNYGHLLSSEDIVASIRAGMVNVIDLGPLDEGQMKLVAAKLLEKMFETRMDYEKARKRLEYLKRKYGSRISAVSEEVEELEKFIRSVKASYPALSEPILIIVEEAHIFAPHGEKGGTVRILGRIAREGRKFGVGVGLVSQRPSRLNEDVLSQTNTKIIMRIVNPNDQNYVIKASEQLSGELMGDIAGLGKGEAVIVGQAISLPALVKIYNFKALGGDYGGEDIGVVRRWRERAEREKAEGKKEELYEEEGIELDF; translated from the coding sequence ATGCGCATAGCCGAAGATCTTAACAACCCGGTTGGAATCGTGACCGGTGAAGCCACTGTCAACTCCTTCCAGTTCTACGCTCATCCCGATAGCGACCTCAAGTTTGGAGACTTCGTCGTCGCAAGGCTCTGCAAGGAGGCGAAGGACAGGGACTGCCGCTGGGGCAACGAAGTTGAGTGGGTGATAGGCACAATCAGGGGTATCAAAAACATCAACTGGCTTCTCAGCGAGGGGAAGAGCACTTTCGCGAGCCTTGACCTCGACCTTCGGGAGTACGGGGAGAGCATAGGTGAGAACGAGGCGCTGATAGTCACTGTTCACGTGCTGGGGAGAATAGAGCTCAGAGGCGATAGGGCTGAAATAGTCCCCAACCGCGTCCCCGTTCCCAACGGAAACAAGGTCTACATAGCCAGCTCAGACCTTCTCAGGGCGATCTACTACGGGGGAGACGGTTTCATTGAGGTGGGAACACTGCTTTTGAGGGAGGACGTGCCGATATACCTCAACGCCGACGAGCTGGTTTCGAGGCACTTTGCGGTTTTAGCCGTTACCGGGGCGGGCAAGAGCAACACCGTTTCGGTCATGCTCTGGAAGATAGTGGAGGAGCTTAGGGGAACTGTCGTCGTCCTCGACCCTCACGGCGATTACATGCGCCTGAGCCTCCCCAACACAGGCACGAAGTACGTCAACCTCATCGAGGCGAGAATCCAGCCCGAGACGATGGACGGCGAGGAGCTGGCAGACCTCATGGAGATACAGAGCAACGCAACCATACAGCGCTCGTACCTTCTGCGCGCCTGGGACACCGTTCTCCACGAGAACGCCAACCTTGGTGGGCGGGAGATAGTCAAGGCAGTCCTCGATCTGCTCCAGCGGTGGGCGAGCGAGGGGTACGGCAGTTACTGGGATCCCCACGCCGGCAAGTACCGCGACCTGGGAGAGATAAAGGCCGCAGAGAAGGAAACGATAACACGTCTCACGATGAAGATATCCCGCTTCCTGAGGAACTACGGCCATCTGCTCTCAAGCGAGGACATAGTGGCCTCCATCCGGGCCGGGATGGTGAACGTCATAGACCTCGGCCCCCTGGACGAGGGACAGATGAAGCTCGTCGCGGCGAAGCTCCTCGAAAAGATGTTCGAAACAAGGATGGACTACGAGAAGGCCAGGAAGAGGCTCGAATACCTTAAGAGGAAGTACGGAAGCAGAATCTCGGCCGTTTCGGAAGAGGTGGAGGAGCTTGAGAAGTTCATCCGCTCTGTCAAGGCGAGCTACCCAGCCCTCTCGGAACCCATACTCATAATAGTAGAGGAGGCCCACATCTTCGCACCCCACGGCGAGAAGGGCGGAACCGTGAGGATACTTGGAAGGATAGCCAGGGAGGGCAGGAAGTTCGGCGTCGGCGTGGGACTTGTATCCCAGAGGCCCAGCAGGCTCAACGAGGACGTGCTGAGCCAGACGAACACGAAAATCATAATGCGCATCGTAAATCCGAACGACCAGAACTACGTCATAAAAGCCAGCGAACAGCTGAGCGGAGAGCTGATGGGAGACATAGCAGGCCTAGGAAAGGGCGAGGCGGTGATAGTCGGCCAGGCCATAAGCCTGCCGGCGCTGGTGAAGATCTACAACTTCAAGGCCCTCGGCGGCGACTACGGGGGCGAGGACATAGGCGTCGTGAGGCGCTGGAGAGAAAGGGCGGAGCGCGAGAAGGCAGAGGGGAAGAAGGAGGAGCTCTACGAGGAGGAGGGCATAGAGCTGGACTTCTGA